From a region of the Nerophis lumbriciformis linkage group LG06, RoL_Nlum_v2.1, whole genome shotgun sequence genome:
- the LOC133608406 gene encoding uncharacterized protein: MLRVLVKQRLTAAVEEIFVVLERTIAEYEEELSRTKEENERQRQLLDALFNKHQQTDVGEEPLFPEQQEWTSRTEREEPQPPHLKEEDEEHSITEHFKKLEEVQVVGVIVKSEDDEVKGESEEKGEAEHPSSSSTQHVTREGDGGGSQADLAPLSDSEDTTSHPADTDEEDSKAAQTCLTDNTPLKCSHCDKTFTNHSKLKRHMQCHTGEKPFMCLVCGKRFSQKAHMKEHTRTHTGERPYACSVCSKSFTHASTLMRHSGTHARRHALESPYACSVCGVGFLKTSLMKEHVRTHSGEKLFSCSVCGKEFFQESRLREHSKTHAKEKRFACSVCRQTFSQKSYLIIHARTHTGEKPFICSVCGKRFAHRSNWMRHTRTHTEEIPYACAMCNKSFSQKEYLIAHMKTHTRKKPTPCSICHIYFVDRSALRKHLKTHTGRNIDP, encoded by the exons ATGCTGAGAGTGTTGGTGAagcagcgactaactgctgccgtggaagaaatatttgtagtgttggaaagaacgatagcagaatacgaggaggaactttctagaacaaaagaggagaacgagcgacaacgtcaactactggacgctcttttcaacaaacatcaacaaacag ATGTTGGTGAAGAACCTCTTTTTCCTGAGCAGCAGGAGTGGACCTCCAGAACAGAGCGGGAGGAGCCACAGCCTCCTCACCTTAAAGAGGAAGACGAGGAACACAGCATCACTGAGCATTTTAAAAAATTGGAGGAGGTGCAAGTGGTTGGTGTCATCGTGAAGAGTGAAgacgatgaggtcaaaggtgaaagtgaggagaagggaGAGGCGGAgcatccaagcagcagctcaactcagcACGTGACAAGAGAAGGTGatggtggaggatcacaagcagacttaGCTCCActgtcagatagtgaggacacaacgtcacaccctGCTGACACTGATGAGGAAGACTCTAAAGCTGCTCAGACGTGTCTCACTGACAACACTCCCTTGAAAtgctctcactgtgacaaaactttcACTAACCACAGTAAGCTGAAAAGACACATGCAGTGTCACACAGGAGAGAAACCGTTCATGTGCTTAGTCTGTGGCAAACGGTTCTCCCAGAAAGCACACATGAAAGAACACACCAGGACGCATACAGGCGAGAGACCCTATGCCTGCTCAGTTTGCAGCAAGAGTTTCACTCATGCCTCAACTCTGATGAGACACTCCGGCACACACGCGAGAAGACACGCGCTCGAAAGCCCGTACGCCTGCTCGGTCTGCGGCGTAGGTTTCCTGAAGACGTCGCTCATGAAAGAACACGTCAGAACGCACAGTGGAGAGAAACTCTTCTCCTGCTCAGTCTGCGGTAAAGAATTCTTCCAAGAGTCACGTTTGAGAGAGCACTCAAAAACGCACGCCAAAGAGAAACGTTTCGCCTGCTCAGTTTGTCGCCAAACGTTCTCGCAAAAGTCGTATCTGATTATACACGCGAGAACGCACACCGGGGAGAAACCTTTCATCTGCTCAGTCTGCGGCAAAAGATTCGCCCACCGGTCAAATTGGATGAGACACACGCGAACGCACACAGAAGAAATACCATACGCCTGCGCGATGTGTAATAAAAGTTTCTCCCAAAAGGAGTATTTGATAGCGCACATGAAAACGCACACGAGGAAGAAACCAACTCCCTGCTCGATCTGCCATATATATTTTGTTGATCGCTCAGCATTGAGGAAACACTTAAAAACACACACTGGCCGCAATATTGATCCCTGA